ATCTGCAACTGGGAAAAGCGCATCATATTCGCggaggaatcttctttcttgaagGATGGAGGCAAAGATCTGGAGGAACTCCTCAATAAAAGGCTGGATATTCTCACTGCTGCTTTCGAGGATGGGCTGTAGGCAGAGATGCTGCACCAAGAGGTGGAAGAGCTCTGCCATTTTCTTCTTTGAGTGAGACAGCCTCCGCCACAAATCCGACACCAACCTGGGGTCTTCCCGACACCTCCTCTTGATGGCAGACTCCAGTTCAGGCACCAGCAGCTCATAAAAAGATGCCAACCTGGCACAGAAGTCGTGCTTGTGGAAGGTCTGGGCAGCCAATGGGAAAACCTCCAGGAAAGCCCAGAGTGTCACACAGATGTCGCACAAGTACAGGATGATATCTGCCAGATCCAGAAGGGGCATGTCGCGTGGGGTTGTCCGGGGCCGTTCTCCCAGCTTCTGGGGCCCTTCGCTTGCCAAGCCGCATGTCTCCAAGATGCTGCCAAAGACCTGGAAGATGGTGGTAAGGGACTCATCCAAGTCAATGAAGTAACTGGGCTGCTGCGCAAAGACGTTCTGTATCATCTTGTGCAGGAGGGGCCCATTTCCTTTCCCGAAAAGAACGCAGAGGTCCATGAGCTTGGGGATGTCGAACAGGAAGTGGTTGTAGATTATCTCCCCGAAGGCAGAGGGAGACAGGAAGTGCTCTTTGGACTCCTTGTGGGTGGACATCCGGAGGAAGGTCATGAAGACTCCGCGGTGGAGCCGCCTTTGCACTTTGTCCACTTCTGGGGTCAAATCCATGGTCACCTCATCCATTGCATTGGCGTCGAACTTTTGGGGGGCAGAGCTCAGGAAGGCATCCAGGCACTTTTGCAGACTCTCGTCAAAAATCACCTGGCACCAGAAGCGGTGGTGGGGCAGGGCGAGGAGCCAATCGAATCCCTCGGCCAGGGAAGTGGTCCTACTCAGGAACTCTTCCCACTCAGCGCTAGGCCATGGCACTTTGGGTGGAGGGCAGTACCGCGGAAAGGCGCCCTCACTCCTCCTCCCAGGGTGCAAGGCGGGCAAAGTCTTCGTTTTCCCCGTCACAGCGTCTTTCTCCGTCAAATAGAGTTGGTCCAACGCAGACATCTTGATGTCCCAAAGGGAGGAAGGCAGAAGGGCTGCGGTCATGATGAAACAGTAACTCAGTTTATTTGTAGCATTCTTGTGGTATAAGTGTAGTAGTTACATAAGATCAAATGCTTGCTGCTTACAGAACAAGGTTTCAATATGAGTTTCACTCTGTCTATTCCTTTTTCCTCAAAAGGACTTTTCTACTAATACATTAAACAAACGTCACACTATATCCTATTCCTTTGATCAGTCTTCCGGCTGCTTTTCAGCTACTACCTTCCAGACCCTAACTAGCTGACCAACTCTCAAAGCCCGCCTCCAGCTGACTCCCTAACTGCCTTAGAATGCTCACTTGGGCTTCTCCAACTCTCATCCTTGCCTCTGCCCCTCTTTTAAATCATTTGCATACGGCCAATCAGGTCGCTCTCATGCAAATAGCTCTCCTCTTGTGCTATCcttctctgggcaccacaaaatgGCTGCTCATACGCCAGCCCTCTAAGATAGATCCCTTCCTAACTTTCTGAAGTGAGTCAGGTTCgttacaactacaactcccagaattctatagcactgacgCTAGTGTCACATGAGAGTAGGTAAAGTGTAGGCACCCCAGTGGAATCCTGTGCCTGCCTCCTTCCGGCAGAATTCTGACGCTTGTAGTTTAGGGGCggtgcctttaaactgctcagccagagaggactgagtctcactaaactacaagccccagaattctggaggaaggaggcagacatgatttcaggggggggggggggaagcttacTCTTTCAGCTGTAGTGTGACAAgcctttgagccatggcagtgaatgcAGTGCCTCTTCCACACCTGTCACCTAGAGACTAAGTcccacccttcctcctcctcctcttgttctgATTGGTCCGACTTCTGGCTCGAAGCTGCTCCTCGTTCTACAGAACCTCTCTCTCTTCTAGACACACACGGATTGGCCACTCGCCCTCCAATCCGAGCCCGCCTGACTCTCTCATTGCTTTGTCCACGTGTAGGCTcagaggcctcctcctcctcctcctctggcccCGCCCCGCGCTCGCGCAAAAGGGAGCGCGAGGCAGAGTCGACGTGGTGTGCCGTTAGGCGCTCGCTCGCGCGAGGTTGGAGGGTCGGTCGGGGGGTCGCCCTTGGCGACGGCCATGGCGCTGCCTCGCCGGCGGGGCCCGGGGCCCTCAGGAGGGGCGCCCCCGCCTTTGCCGTGGCGGTGGAGGTCCGGCCGGGGCCCGCCGCTGCTGCCTCTCCTGATGCTGTGGGACGTGCTGTGCTGCTTTTGCTTCCGCCCGGCGGAGGCCCTGGTGGAGGGCCTGTACTGCGGGAAGCGGGTGTGCTACGACGTGCTGGGCGTGAGCCGCGAGGCCAGCAAGGCCGAGATCGCCCGCGCCTACCGCCAGCTGGCCCTCCGCTACCACCCGGACCGGCAGCGCGACCGCGAGCCCGACCCGGAGGCCGCCCAGGAGCAGTTCCTCCTCATCGCCACCGCCTACGAGACCCTCAAGGTGAGAGAGCCGGGCCGGGCCCGCCCGCTCCCGCCTCGCGCCCCAGGCACGCCCCTCCGCCGCCGGTAAGACGCTGCCCTCCCCGCAGCTGTGTGGGCCGGAAGGGCCAGGCCTCCCGGAAGcacaaggagaggaagaggaaggcgcCCCTGGGGAGGAAGGAGTGCCCACAACACAGGCATGGGCCTACTgcggccctccctcccttcttgggGTTTGGACTGCGACTCCCGCCAGTCCTAATAGCCTCGGCTccattccttttcctcctcagcagcggcagagggggaaaaggaaagcccCTGAGGTTTTtagtgtagggcagtggttctcaactcccagaaatcctaactgctggtaaactggctgggatttctgggagttgtaggccagcacacctggggactcacagattgagaagcactggtgtaacacaaaaaaaccaaaaggTCTCCCAGAAAGCAAgagccccctttccaatagggagggcaaggaaGGAGACAAcaaaagttgaatcttttaaactaaaaaaaacctatttattGCATTAatgacaaacaagcatacaggaacgcaatcaaagggtttgtgccccccccccccccccaatggggcTGCAAGGTTTTTATAATTTCTGGCatacacacaggggcggctcaacccattatgcaaagtaagcatttgcagtacagttgattttgcccaggggcgctcttgaggcactcttgggggaaaatagaccttgacatatgcgagttgtagttactgtgatgtatagttcacctacaatcaaagagcattctgaactccaccaatgatggaattgaaccaaatatggcacacagaactcccacgacaaacagaaaatatatatcagtgatagtttggggggggggggggagcaaaatactgtttgcttacccttgaaaattacctagggccgcctctgcatacacattctcattacttcccaaagacaaatcatattattggtctaagctagctatacagttgttcattagttgtttatgattttgattgacataatAGCAcatgtgggatcctaacaatggcacaactataacacaACTATAgtctacaacaggggtcctcaaactaaggcccgggggccagatgcggccctccaaggtcatttacctggcccttgctcagggtcaacttaagtatgaaactacttgaaagcacacaataacaacagcaatcctatctcatcagccaaaggcaggcccacactttccattgaaatactaataaatgtatatttgttaaaattgttcttaattttaattattgtattgtttttaaatgtttttttgcattacaaataagatatgtgcagtgtgcataggaattcattcattttattttaaactataatccggcccaccaacagtttgagggatgattgagggactgtgatctggccctctgtttaaaaagtttgaggacccctggtctacaactacaagaaaggagattccatctgaacattaggaagaacttcctgactgtaaaagtcattcagcagtggaactctctgccccagagtgtggtggaggctctttatttggaggcttttgggcagaggctggatggccatctgtcaggggtgctttgaatgcaatttttctgcttcttggcagaacagagttggactggatggcccatgaggtctcctccaactctgtgattctattgttCTCTGATACGACtatatcttatctgttagtctgttgcaaacatggctccagAGCTACTGGGgaacttgggggttctaactagccaccagctagctggttttgtccggatgttctgttatccttgaatagttaacttcttctctggagcactgatttctcaaacaatcagcattttctgtaaacataggcCTACTTCAGAAATAGGCCAATGTGGTAGTAAATCGTAACGTATAggcattgggaacatctctgaaaGTTCCCCTTTTAAAACCttctattaggaatggtgggagttgaagcccaaaacccctggagggaatcctgaagttggcccatacctatCCTAACAATAAccaattatcattattaatagcCATCTCCTGGGGTGTTTTAATTGGGTGTTCCTTTTAGGcaagcatgaccttttagagatcataaccttttagaaAATGGTATTCataactgagttgctgtgagtttgtcaagctgtatggccatgttccagaagcattctccc
This genomic interval from Anolis sagrei isolate rAnoSag1 chromosome 2, rAnoSag1.mat, whole genome shotgun sequence contains the following:
- the DNAJC25 gene encoding dnaJ homolog subfamily C member 25 isoform X1, with the translated sequence MQCLFHTCHLETKSHPSSSSSCSDWSDFWLEAAPRSTEPLSLLDTHGLATRPPIRARLTLSLLCPRVGSEASSSSSSGPAPRSRKREREAESTWCAVRRSLARGWRVGRGVALGDGHGAASPAGPGALRRGAPAFAVAVEVRPGPAAAASPDAVGRAVLLLLPPGGGPGGGPVLREAGVLRRAGREPRGQQGRDRPRLPPAGPPLPPGPAARPRARPGGRPGAVPPHRHRLRDPQGERAGPGPPAPASRPRHAPPPPDEETRKDYDYMLDHPEEYYSHYYHYYSRRLAPKVDVRIVILVTVCAISVFQFFSWWSSYNEAINYLATLPKYRIQATEIARQQGLLNIAREKGKSRRSKEEIRKEQEEIIKDVIKNKIDIKGGYQKPQIYDILFFQILLTPFYVCKYIGWYCWWIYCFNIKGQEYGEEEKLYIIRKHMKMSKSQFDTLEENQKETFLERQLWIREKYELYKQEQEEELKKKMAMDPRWKRYRRWMRNEGPGRLTFIDD